Below is a window of Arthrobacter sp. SLBN-112 DNA.
GGCGTCCGGCCCTTGCGTTTAAGTCACGTAGAATTGAGGCACTATGGCTAAATCCCCTGACTCCAGCAACTCCACCCCGGCGGGCTCCAGCGCGGTGAAGCGCGGCCTGTTCACGCGCAAGCCGAAGGAAGCGAAGGCCAAGAAGCCCAGCAGGCTTAAGCAGATCGGCGAGGTCTTCACCATGACCCGCCGCCACGACCCCATGGTTCCGTGGCTGATGCTGTTGGCATTCCTGGGCGTTGTGGCTGTGAGCTTCCTGGTGGGCTTCTGGCTGGATAACTGGATCACCGGCCTGATCATCGGTATTCCGCTGGGCCTGCTGGCAGCCACATTCATTCTGTCCCGCCGCGCTGAGCGCGCAGCGTTCGCGCAGATCGAAAACCAGCCCGGCGCCTCCGGCGCCGCCTTGGGCACGCTCCGCCGTGGCTGGATTACCGAGGAACAGCCCGTGGCTGTCAATCCTCGCACGCAGGATGCCGTGTTCCGTGCGGTGGGCCGTCCCGGCGTCGTCCTTGTCAGTGAAGGCCCCACCCACCGGGTAAAGCCGCTGCTGGATGCCGAACGCAAGCGCC
It encodes the following:
- a CDS encoding DUF4191 domain-containing protein, with the translated sequence MAKSPDSSNSTPAGSSAVKRGLFTRKPKEAKAKKPSRLKQIGEVFTMTRRHDPMVPWLMLLAFLGVVAVSFLVGFWLDNWITGLIIGIPLGLLAATFILSRRAERAAFAQIENQPGASGAALGTLRRGWITEEQPVAVNPRTQDAVFRAVGRPGVVLVSEGPTHRVKPLLDAERKRLARILPNVPVHTIQTGHGEGQVPLSQVAKKMGKMKNELTKLEVSTVSKRIASMGTRLPIPKGIDPYKARPNRGR